One genomic region from Prevotella sp. Rep29 encodes:
- a CDS encoding endonuclease MutS2, which yields MIYPHDFEEKIGFREIKLLLKENCLSSLGSELVDSIAMSKDERMINEQLSQIVEFRRIEAGMDSFPLQYLFDVREGVSRLRVEGTYMEAEEVFNLRRSLDTINQCVTFLNRREDADDGPFSYPTLQRLTEGIRSFSGIVKRCDQIVDRFGKIHDNASPELLTIRRNLSKAESSVARTLYKILHAAQSEGVVEKDVSPTLRDGRLVIPVASALKRKIGGIVYDESATGKTVYVEPTEVVEANNRIRELENEERREIMRILIEFSSDIRPHVDEILSAYHFLAAIDFIRAKAHLASAMDAYEPTVGQTPEIDWIEARHPLLERSLKRQNKKIVPLEITLKKEQHILIISGPNAGGKSVCLKTVGLLQYMLQCGLSIPVSYRSKTGVFDEIMIDIGDEQNIENDLSTYSSHLLNMKNMLKRGNSRTLLLIDEFGGGTEPRIGAAIAESILKQFCLKKVFAVITTHYQNLKQYADIQDGVTNGAMLYDRHEMRPLFQLEIGKPGSSFAVEIARKIGIPEEVIKDASDIVGSEYIQSDKYLQDIVRDKRYWENKRKNIHLREKELEGIISQYEKAMTELKENRKDVLRKAKEQAEELLTESNRKIENTIREIREKQAEKENTQRLRQELETFKQEVASFEKDDGDKSIERKMRQIVERQERRSKRKENKKKEQAAMSQKAPKENAEKRELAVGDYVRIKGNQTVGIIESMDRNMAVIVFGNMRTKMEVGRLELAKENKQQQLSTAPQTIRKTLEDINKRKLNFKQDIDVRGMRGEEAVTAVTYFIDDAIIIGMPRVRILHGTGNGILRQLIRDYLATVPNVSGFRDEHVQFGGAGITVVDIKV from the coding sequence ATGATTTATCCGCATGATTTCGAGGAAAAGATAGGCTTTAGGGAGATTAAGCTCCTGCTGAAAGAGAATTGCCTCTCTTCGTTAGGGAGTGAATTGGTTGACAGCATAGCGATGTCGAAAGATGAGCGCATGATCAACGAGCAGTTGAGTCAGATTGTCGAGTTCCGGCGCATCGAAGCGGGCATGGACAGTTTCCCGTTGCAGTATCTTTTTGATGTTCGTGAGGGTGTCAGCCGACTGCGCGTGGAAGGCACTTACATGGAAGCCGAAGAAGTTTTTAACCTCCGGCGCTCATTAGATACGATCAATCAATGTGTTACTTTTCTGAACCGGCGCGAAGATGCTGACGACGGTCCCTTTTCCTATCCTACGCTGCAACGGCTCACAGAGGGCATCCGTTCCTTCTCGGGCATCGTGAAGCGATGCGACCAGATTGTGGACAGATTTGGAAAGATTCACGACAACGCATCTCCCGAACTATTGACGATTCGGAGAAATCTGTCTAAGGCTGAAAGTTCCGTCGCACGTACATTATATAAGATATTACATGCCGCGCAGAGTGAGGGTGTCGTGGAGAAAGATGTCTCTCCCACCCTTCGTGACGGTCGCCTGGTTATTCCCGTTGCCTCTGCTTTGAAGCGGAAAATCGGCGGTATTGTTTACGACGAGTCGGCAACGGGAAAGACCGTTTATGTGGAGCCGACCGAAGTGGTGGAGGCAAACAACCGCATACGGGAGTTAGAGAATGAGGAGCGTCGCGAAATCATGCGCATATTGATTGAGTTCTCTTCAGACATACGCCCGCATGTTGATGAAATCCTGTCTGCCTACCACTTCCTTGCTGCGATTGATTTTATACGGGCGAAAGCGCATTTGGCTTCGGCGATGGATGCTTACGAACCCACTGTGGGACAGACTCCGGAGATTGACTGGATAGAGGCTCGCCACCCGCTCCTCGAACGCTCGCTGAAAAGGCAAAACAAAAAGATAGTTCCACTCGAAATCACTCTAAAGAAAGAACAGCATATCCTTATCATAAGCGGTCCTAACGCCGGAGGAAAATCTGTTTGCCTGAAGACGGTCGGACTGCTGCAATACATGCTGCAATGCGGATTGTCCATTCCTGTCAGCTATCGCTCAAAGACGGGCGTGTTCGACGAGATCATGATTGACATTGGCGACGAACAGAATATCGAAAACGACCTGAGTACCTATTCCAGCCATTTGCTCAACATGAAAAACATGCTCAAGCGTGGCAACAGTCGCACGCTCTTGCTGATTGACGAGTTTGGCGGTGGCACTGAGCCGCGCATCGGAGCGGCTATAGCGGAAAGTATATTGAAGCAGTTCTGCCTGAAAAAAGTCTTTGCCGTGATAACGACCCACTACCAGAACCTTAAGCAATACGCTGATATTCAGGATGGTGTTACGAACGGCGCCATGCTCTACGACCGACACGAGATGCGCCCCTTGTTCCAACTTGAAATCGGAAAACCAGGAAGTTCGTTCGCCGTCGAGATAGCCCGAAAGATTGGCATTCCGGAAGAGGTCATCAAAGATGCTTCGGACATCGTCGGGTCGGAATATATCCAAAGCGACAAATATCTTCAGGACATCGTTCGTGACAAGCGCTATTGGGAAAACAAGCGAAAGAACATCCATCTGCGCGAAAAGGAACTTGAGGGCATCATCAGCCAGTATGAGAAAGCGATGACTGAGCTGAAAGAAAACCGAAAGGACGTGTTGAGAAAAGCCAAGGAACAGGCGGAAGAACTGCTTACTGAAAGCAACCGAAAGATAGAGAACACCATTCGTGAGATACGCGAAAAGCAAGCGGAAAAGGAAAACACGCAACGGCTGAGACAGGAGCTTGAGACGTTCAAACAGGAAGTGGCTTCTTTCGAGAAAGACGATGGCGACAAGTCCATCGAGCGTAAGATGCGGCAGATTGTTGAGCGTCAGGAACGACGCAGCAAACGGAAAGAAAACAAGAAAAAGGAGCAAGCGGCAATGTCGCAGAAAGCACCGAAAGAGAATGCGGAAAAACGGGAACTGGCGGTCGGCGACTACGTTCGTATCAAAGGAAATCAGACGGTCGGCATCATCGAAAGTATGGACCGCAACATGGCGGTGATTGTTTTTGGCAACATGCGCACAAAGATGGAGGTCGGGCGACTGGAACTTGCAAAGGAGAACAAGCAGCAACAGCTCAGCACAGCGCCGCAAACGATTCGGAAGACGCTGGAAGATATCAACAAACGGAAACTGAATTTCAAGCAAGACATCGATGTGCGGGGCATGCGCGGCGAGGAAGCCGTCACGGCTGTCACCTATTTCATAGACGATGCCATCATCATCGGGATGCCACGCGTGCGTATCCTGCATGGAACGGGCAATGGTATCTTGCGGCAACTGATTCGCGACTATCTTGCCACGGTGCCCAACGTTTCCGGCTTCCGCGACGAGCATGTGCAGTTCGGAGGCGCTGGCATCACGGTGGTAGATATAAAAGTTTGA
- the glgP gene encoding alpha-glucan family phosphorylase → MKIKTDCSNLPQWKELTVKSRLPEELKCLDELAHNVWWAWNYEARNLWKSLDEKLYEEVNHNPVLLLERLNYDRKEAIVKDKAIMKKVKDVYGRFEKYMSVKPNKKRPSVAYFSMEYGLNHVLKIYSGGLGMLAGDYLKEASDSNVDMCAVGFMYRFGYFKQSLSMDGEQIANYEAQHFNSLPIVRQMDSDGNPMVVDVPYMNYYVHANVWRVNVGRISLYLLDTDNEMNSEYDRPITHTLYGGDWENRLKQEILLGIGGMLTLKKLGIEKEIYHCNEGHAALCNLQRLCDYVKEGLTFNQAMELVRASSLYTCHTPVPAGHDYFDESLFGKYMGGYPAMLGITWDEFVGMGRENPEDKTERFCMSTFACNTCQEVNGVSKLHGWVSQKMFAPIWSGYYPEENHVGYVTNGVHFPSWAATEWRQLYGKYFDENFMNDQSNEKIWHAIYEVPDEEIWATRMTLKEKLVKYIRDKFRETWLKNQGDPSRVVSLLEKINPNALMIGFCRRFATYKRAHLLFTDLERLSRIVNNPEHPVQFIFSGKAHPADGAGQGLIKKIFEISQRPEFLGKIIFLEDYDFLLARRLVSGVDIWMNTPTRPLEASGTSGEKAEMNGVVNLSVLDGWWLEGYREGAGWALTEKRTYENQGYQDQLDAATIYGLLENEIIPLYYAQNKKGYSEGWIQVIKNSIATIAPHYTMKRQLDDYFSKFYVKEAARFKELSANNNQLAKEIAAWKESVAEKWDGIHVVSKETTIPETGAEMGIQYVLRYVIDEQGLDDAIGLEYVVLHTDNDGTNHIYSVHPFKKIGKNGNLYTFECKIEPDDAGTFKTAVRMYPKNEKLPHRQDFCYVKWLD, encoded by the coding sequence ATGAAAATTAAGACAGATTGCAGTAATTTGCCTCAATGGAAGGAGCTGACAGTGAAGTCGCGTCTTCCTGAGGAGTTGAAGTGCCTGGATGAGTTGGCGCATAATGTGTGGTGGGCTTGGAACTATGAAGCTCGTAATTTGTGGAAGAGCCTTGATGAAAAGCTATACGAAGAGGTGAATCATAATCCCGTGTTGTTGCTGGAGCGTTTGAACTACGACCGTAAGGAAGCAATCGTTAAGGATAAGGCTATCATGAAAAAGGTGAAAGACGTATATGGACGATTTGAGAAATATATGTCCGTGAAGCCTAACAAGAAACGTCCGTCGGTAGCTTATTTCAGCATGGAATATGGACTTAATCATGTTTTGAAGATATACTCTGGCGGCTTAGGTATGCTGGCAGGCGACTATCTGAAGGAAGCATCCGACAGCAATGTGGATATGTGTGCCGTCGGCTTTATGTATCGCTTCGGCTATTTCAAGCAATCGTTGAGCATGGATGGCGAACAGATAGCAAACTACGAGGCACAGCATTTCAACTCTTTGCCCATCGTCCGACAGATGGATTCTGACGGTAATCCGATGGTGGTGGACGTGCCTTACATGAACTATTATGTACACGCCAACGTGTGGAGGGTGAATGTCGGACGCATCTCGCTCTATCTGCTCGATACTGACAACGAGATGAATTCTGAATATGACCGTCCTATCACGCACACACTTTACGGAGGTGACTGGGAGAACCGGTTGAAGCAGGAGATTCTTTTAGGCATAGGAGGTATGCTGACACTGAAGAAACTCGGTATTGAAAAAGAAATATATCATTGCAATGAGGGACATGCTGCGTTATGCAATCTGCAGCGCCTCTGTGATTATGTGAAGGAGGGGCTTACGTTCAATCAGGCAATGGAGCTCGTACGTGCCTCTTCGCTTTACACCTGTCACACGCCGGTTCCTGCCGGTCATGACTATTTTGACGAATCACTCTTTGGGAAATACATGGGTGGTTATCCGGCAATGCTCGGCATTACTTGGGATGAGTTTGTCGGTATGGGACGCGAGAATCCTGAAGACAAGACAGAGCGCTTCTGTATGTCAACCTTCGCATGCAACACCTGTCAGGAAGTGAACGGTGTGAGCAAGCTGCATGGGTGGGTCAGCCAGAAGATGTTTGCCCCCATTTGGAGTGGATATTATCCGGAGGAGAATCATGTGGGATATGTGACCAACGGCGTGCATTTCCCCAGTTGGGCAGCAACAGAATGGCGACAGCTGTATGGTAAATACTTCGATGAGAACTTCATGAATGACCAAAGTAATGAGAAGATTTGGCATGCCATCTATGAAGTTCCTGACGAAGAGATATGGGCTACGCGCATGACGCTAAAAGAGAAGCTCGTCAAATACATACGTGACAAGTTCCGTGAGACATGGCTGAAGAATCAGGGCGACCCGTCGCGAGTGGTTTCGCTCTTGGAAAAGATAAATCCGAATGCGTTGATGATAGGCTTCTGCCGTCGTTTTGCCACCTATAAGCGTGCGCACCTTCTGTTTACCGACCTTGAACGCTTGTCAAGGATAGTCAACAACCCGGAGCATCCCGTACAGTTTATATTCTCAGGGAAAGCGCATCCTGCCGACGGGGCTGGACAGGGATTGATTAAGAAAATATTCGAAATAAGCCAGCGCCCGGAGTTCTTGGGCAAAATCATTTTCCTCGAAGATTATGATTTCCTCTTGGCGCGCAGGTTGGTTTCCGGAGTTGATATCTGGATGAACACTCCGACTCGCCCGCTTGAAGCATCAGGAACGTCAGGCGAGAAGGCAGAGATGAACGGAGTGGTGAACCTCTCGGTGCTCGACGGTTGGTGGCTGGAAGGCTATCGTGAAGGTGCCGGCTGGGCTTTGACGGAAAAGCGTACCTATGAAAACCAAGGATATCAAGACCAGTTAGACGCTGCGACCATCTATGGACTGCTCGAAAACGAGATAATCCCGCTTTACTATGCCCAAAACAAAAAAGGCTACAGTGAAGGATGGATTCAAGTCATCAAGAACTCAATAGCAACGATTGCCCCGCATTATACCATGAAACGCCAACTGGATGACTATTTCTCCAAGTTCTATGTAAAAGAAGCTGCACGTTTCAAGGAACTTTCTGCAAACAACAATCAGCTGGCAAAAGAAATTGCAGCATGGAAAGAGAGCGTGGCAGAAAAGTGGGATGGCATACATGTGGTGTCGAAAGAAACTACTATACCCGAAACCGGAGCAGAAATGGGAATCCAATATGTCCTAAGATATGTGATAGACGAACAGGGACTGGATGATGCTATCGGTTTGGAATATGTCGTGTTGCATACCGATAATGACGGTACGAATCACATCTATAGCGTTCATCCGTTCAAGAAGATTGGGAAGAACGGAAATCTCTATACGTTTGAATGTAAGATAGAACCAGACGATGCCGGAACATTCAAGACTGCTGTGCGCATGTATCCGAAGAATGAAAAACTGCCACATCGCCAGGATTTCTGTTACGTGAAATGGCTTGACTAA
- the tsaA gene encoding tRNA (N6-threonylcarbamoyladenosine(37)-N6)-methyltransferase TrmO, with amino-acid sequence MLLQKIATFKSPFSSKFGIPKQSGVVENLPGQIVFEDKFRNADYIRGLEDFDYLWLIWGFSANPHEVSSPVVRPPRLGGNKRLGVFATRSPFRPNALGLSSVRIEKIVLDGKNAPVIYVKGADLMDGTPIYDIKPYIAYTDCHDGVRSGFVDTHEWKEVEVDFPESLRRFFTPDELDVVIQVLAQDPRPTYQHDLKKNYGMPIFGYDVRFYVEDGTLHVVDVVKNDSARSS; translated from the coding sequence ATGCTTTTACAAAAAATTGCTACGTTCAAATCGCCTTTCAGTTCAAAGTTTGGAATACCAAAGCAGAGTGGGGTGGTTGAGAATTTGCCCGGACAAATAGTATTTGAGGATAAGTTTCGGAATGCCGACTATATTCGTGGCTTGGAAGATTTCGACTATCTTTGGCTGATATGGGGATTTTCTGCCAATCCTCATGAAGTGAGCAGTCCTGTTGTCCGCCCACCTCGGTTGGGAGGCAATAAGCGGCTTGGTGTCTTTGCCACGCGTTCCCCTTTCCGTCCGAATGCTTTAGGCTTGTCTTCCGTTCGCATAGAGAAGATTGTGCTCGACGGAAAGAACGCTCCCGTCATCTATGTGAAGGGTGCCGACCTGATGGATGGGACGCCGATTTACGACATCAAACCCTATATCGCCTACACAGATTGTCACGACGGAGTGCGCAGTGGCTTCGTTGACACGCATGAATGGAAAGAAGTGGAAGTGGATTTTCCCGAATCATTGCGGCGTTTTTTCACGCCCGATGAACTGGATGTCGTGATTCAGGTTCTCGCACAAGATCCGCGTCCGACTTACCAACATGACTTGAAAAAGAACTATGGCATGCCCATATTCGGCTATGACGTGCGTTTTTATGTTGAAGACGGAACCCTGCATGTTGTAGATGTGGTAAAAAATGACAGTGCGCGTTCGTCATAA
- the thiL gene encoding thiamine-phosphate kinase, protein MEIAKLGEFGLIEHLTKDIKPKNQETVYGVGDDCAVMHFPDRQVLVTSDMLVEGIHFDLTYIGLQHLGYKAAMVNISDIFAMNGTPSQMLVSIALGKRFTVEDMEMFYAGIKLACDKWNVDLVGGDTTSSLTGMTISITCIGHAEKDAIVYRNGAKDTDLICVSGDLGASYLGLQLLEREKRVYYMQVDEAKQKNDEKALKLLENFQPDFAGKEYLLQRQLKPEARGDIIQQLRDAEIVPTSMIDISDGLSSEILHICKQSGCGCRLYEKNLPIDYQAAAMAEELNLNVTTCALNGGEDYELLFTVPIGDYEKVEGMNDVRVIGHITKKELGAMLIARDGNEFELKAQGWNPLQ, encoded by the coding sequence ATGGAGATTGCAAAACTCGGCGAATTCGGACTGATTGAGCACCTGACCAAAGACATAAAACCAAAGAATCAGGAGACGGTGTATGGTGTCGGCGATGATTGTGCTGTAATGCACTTCCCCGACAGGCAGGTTCTCGTTACTTCAGACATGCTTGTCGAAGGCATTCATTTTGACTTGACATATATCGGTCTTCAGCACCTCGGCTATAAAGCTGCCATGGTGAATATCAGCGATATCTTTGCCATGAATGGGACACCAAGTCAGATGCTCGTCAGCATTGCCTTGGGGAAACGTTTCACTGTTGAAGACATGGAAATGTTTTATGCGGGAATTAAACTTGCATGCGACAAATGGAACGTTGACTTGGTTGGAGGAGACACGACAAGCTCCTTGACAGGCATGACAATCAGCATCACCTGCATCGGACACGCAGAAAAAGATGCCATCGTCTATCGGAATGGCGCAAAAGATACTGACCTGATTTGCGTTTCCGGTGATCTCGGTGCATCGTATCTCGGACTTCAACTGCTTGAACGAGAGAAAAGAGTGTACTACATGCAAGTGGATGAGGCAAAGCAAAAGAATGACGAAAAGGCATTGAAGCTGTTAGAAAACTTCCAGCCTGACTTTGCAGGAAAGGAATATCTTCTTCAGCGCCAGCTGAAACCTGAAGCGCGTGGCGACATCATCCAACAGCTGCGCGATGCTGAAATCGTACCGACTTCAATGATTGACATCAGCGACGGACTGAGCAGTGAGATTCTACACATCTGCAAACAGAGCGGATGCGGCTGTCGTCTCTATGAAAAGAATCTCCCCATCGATTATCAGGCTGCTGCCATGGCTGAAGAACTCAACCTGAACGTTACGACCTGCGCACTGAATGGCGGCGAAGACTACGAGTTGCTTTTCACCGTTCCTATCGGCGATTACGAGAAGGTAGAGGGCATGAACGACGTCAGGGTTATCGGACACATCACCAAAAAGGAATTAGGCGCAATGCTCATAGCCAGAGACGGTAATGAGTTTGAACTGAAAGCGCAAGGATGGAATCCATTGCAATGA
- a CDS encoding purine-nucleoside phosphorylase, whose protein sequence is MTTNPKIGIILGTGLGQLASEITDTYEFAYEEIPNFPLSTVEGHAGKLIFGKLGDVDVLAMQGRFHFYEGYGMRTVTFPVRVMYELGIDTLFVSNAAGGMNPNFKIGDIMIIEDHINLFPEHPLTGKNFPTGPRFPDMHETYDKQLIEKAKEVAKEKGIRVVQGVYVGVQGPTFETPAEYRMYRILGGDAIGMSTVPEVIVAHHCGIKTFGISVITDLGGFDPPVEVSHEEVQIAANKAQPIMAELIRELVQRT, encoded by the coding sequence ATGACCACAAACCCAAAAATAGGAATCATTCTGGGGACGGGACTCGGACAATTAGCTTCAGAAATAACTGATACCTATGAGTTTGCATACGAAGAAATCCCCAACTTCCCACTCTCCACGGTAGAGGGACATGCGGGAAAGCTTATTTTTGGAAAGCTCGGCGATGTCGATGTACTTGCCATGCAGGGACGTTTCCATTTCTATGAAGGGTATGGAATGCGAACCGTGACATTCCCCGTACGCGTAATGTATGAGCTGGGCATAGACACATTGTTCGTTTCCAATGCAGCCGGAGGTATGAATCCCAATTTCAAGATTGGCGACATCATGATTATTGAAGACCATATCAACTTATTCCCGGAACACCCACTGACAGGAAAGAATTTCCCGACAGGCCCGCGTTTCCCCGATATGCACGAGACTTACGACAAGCAACTGATTGAAAAGGCTAAAGAGGTTGCGAAAGAAAAAGGCATACGGGTGGTTCAAGGCGTATATGTGGGAGTACAGGGACCAACGTTTGAGACACCTGCCGAATACAGGATGTATCGCATACTTGGTGGAGATGCCATCGGAATGAGTACCGTACCGGAGGTCATTGTTGCACATCACTGCGGAATCAAGACTTTCGGCATTAGCGTCATTACCGACTTGGGCGGTTTCGATCCTCCTGTAGAGGTAAGCCATGAAGAGGTGCAGATTGCTGCCAACAAGGCACAACCCATTATGGCTGAACTCATTCGTGAGCTGGTTCAGCGCACATAA
- the lpxK gene encoding tetraacyldisaccharide 4'-kinase: MNEGFVKINKWLLPFSWLYGVGVRIRNKLFDFNILKSKVYDIPVIAVGNISVGGTGKTPHVEYLIRLLKSQAKVAVLSRGYKRKTKGFVLADENSTVRDIGDEPFQMKRKFPDIYVAVDEKRCDGIERLITDEQTKETDVILLDDAFQHRYVKPGINILLVDYHRQLIHDKLLPAGSMREHKEGKNRADIVIITKCPESLRPMDFRVITKAMNLYPYQTLLFTTIEYDNLQPMYCGESRPLDGIERNEHVLLLTGIASPQHLMSDLEKYSNHITPLSFGDHHQFTPKDIEKINQQFDELPSPKLIITTEKDSARLLGMEGLSDQVRHHIYTLPVRVKFLLEQEETFNNKITSYVHKNSRHSILVKAKDDHKPKNRNHSGDGTRTISFRNN; this comes from the coding sequence ATGAACGAGGGGTTCGTTAAAATCAACAAATGGCTATTGCCGTTCAGCTGGCTTTACGGAGTCGGTGTGCGTATCCGAAACAAGCTTTTCGATTTCAATATCTTGAAGAGCAAGGTTTACGACATACCCGTCATTGCTGTCGGAAACATTTCGGTTGGTGGAACAGGAAAAACCCCTCATGTCGAATACCTCATACGATTATTAAAAAGCCAAGCCAAGGTTGCTGTTCTTAGTCGGGGATACAAGCGCAAGACGAAAGGGTTTGTGCTTGCCGACGAGAATTCTACAGTCAGAGATATCGGGGATGAACCTTTTCAGATGAAGCGGAAATTCCCGGACATTTATGTGGCTGTTGATGAAAAAAGATGTGACGGCATTGAACGATTGATTACTGACGAGCAGACGAAAGAAACTGACGTGATATTGCTTGATGATGCTTTCCAACATCGGTATGTAAAACCAGGAATCAATATTCTGCTTGTTGACTACCATCGTCAACTTATTCACGACAAACTCTTGCCTGCTGGCAGCATGCGGGAACACAAGGAAGGGAAAAACCGTGCAGACATCGTGATTATCACAAAATGCCCGGAAAGCCTTCGCCCCATGGATTTCAGAGTCATCACAAAGGCGATGAACCTTTATCCGTATCAGACACTACTGTTTACGACCATTGAATACGACAACCTTCAACCGATGTATTGCGGAGAAAGCCGTCCGTTGGATGGCATTGAACGAAACGAACACGTTCTTTTGCTCACAGGTATTGCATCTCCACAACATCTTATGAGTGATTTGGAGAAATACAGCAACCATATCACTCCCCTCTCGTTTGGAGACCACCATCAGTTCACGCCAAAGGACATCGAAAAAATCAATCAACAATTCGACGAACTGCCTTCTCCGAAACTCATTATCACAACGGAGAAAGACTCGGCAAGGCTCTTGGGCATGGAAGGATTAAGCGACCAAGTTCGCCACCACATCTACACATTGCCGGTGCGCGTGAAATTCTTATTGGAACAAGAAGAAACATTTAACAATAAAATTACAAGTTATGTACACAAAAATTCAAGACACAGCATCCTGGTTAAAGCAAAGGATGACCACAAACCCAAAAATAGGAATCATTCTGGGGACGGGACTCGGACAATTAGCTTCAGAAATAACTGA
- the sppA gene encoding signal peptide peptidase SppA, giving the protein MKSFFKTVLATMVGMILFSILACFIGIMCVVGMVASSSSTKNVKDNSVLVLNLSGSLEERCETSVMDKFKGTAGNIIGLDDILNAIKKAEENENIKGIYIEAGMFVPNSYASLQAIRRALTDFKKTGKWIIAYGDTYTQGTYYLASVADKIYLNPQGQIDWHGVAAQTFYLKDLMAKFGVKMQLAKVGAYKSAPEIFTADKMSDPNREQMTAYINGIWENVCKDVASSRKISVDSLNAYADNLITFDATENYKKYKLVDGLLYTDEVKKEVKKLLKIDEDERINQLSIADMENVKGKKHKGEEIAIYYAYGDIVDGDAQGMLSDGHVIDAQTVCKDIERLMNDDDVKAVVLRVNSGGGSAYASEQIWHQIEMLKRKKPVVVSMGGAAASGGYYISCIANWIVAEPTTLTGSIGIFGMFPDMSGLLTEKLGVKFDEVKTNKHGTFGTNARPFSSEEMAYLEKYIDRGYKLFRSRVAMGRKMSEDDVEKIAQGHVWLGQDALKHKLVDQLGGLDDAVKKAAQLAKLDEYYTYSYPAVKGWWEQLTAEMAGGNYLDEQMTMFLGEYYKTFMLLKTMNRQNAIQARLPFNISVK; this is encoded by the coding sequence ATGAAAAGTTTCTTTAAAACAGTGTTAGCAACCATGGTAGGAATGATTTTGTTCAGCATTCTTGCATGCTTTATCGGAATCATGTGTGTCGTTGGAATGGTTGCCTCATCGAGTTCAACAAAAAATGTAAAAGACAATTCTGTCCTCGTTCTTAATTTGTCGGGAAGCCTTGAAGAGCGCTGCGAGACAAGTGTCATGGACAAGTTCAAGGGCACTGCTGGCAACATTATAGGATTGGACGACATCCTGAATGCAATAAAGAAAGCAGAAGAGAACGAGAACATAAAAGGTATTTATATTGAGGCGGGAATGTTTGTTCCCAATTCATATGCCTCGCTGCAAGCCATACGCCGTGCTTTGACTGATTTCAAAAAAACAGGAAAGTGGATTATTGCCTATGGCGATACGTACACGCAGGGCACTTACTATTTAGCTTCCGTTGCCGACAAGATTTATTTGAACCCACAGGGACAAATCGACTGGCATGGCGTTGCTGCCCAGACATTCTACCTGAAAGACCTTATGGCGAAGTTTGGTGTGAAAATGCAGTTGGCAAAAGTCGGAGCCTATAAGAGTGCACCGGAAATATTCACGGCTGACAAGATGAGTGATCCCAATCGCGAGCAAATGACTGCATATATCAATGGCATCTGGGAAAATGTGTGCAAGGACGTTGCTTCAAGCAGAAAGATCAGCGTGGATTCGCTAAACGCATATGCTGACAATCTCATCACTTTTGATGCGACTGAAAACTATAAAAAGTACAAGTTGGTTGATGGGTTACTATATACTGACGAAGTCAAGAAAGAAGTAAAGAAGCTGTTGAAGATTGATGAAGACGAGCGCATCAATCAGCTGAGCATCGCTGATATGGAAAACGTAAAAGGCAAAAAACACAAAGGTGAGGAAATTGCTATCTATTATGCATACGGGGACATCGTTGATGGAGATGCCCAGGGGATGCTTAGTGACGGACATGTCATTGATGCGCAAACAGTCTGCAAGGATATAGAAAGACTCATGAATGATGATGATGTCAAGGCGGTCGTTCTGCGTGTTAATTCTGGCGGTGGTAGCGCCTATGCATCGGAGCAGATTTGGCATCAAATAGAAATGCTGAAAAGGAAGAAGCCTGTCGTTGTCTCTATGGGTGGAGCGGCAGCATCGGGAGGCTATTACATCAGTTGCATAGCCAACTGGATTGTTGCAGAACCGACAACACTGACCGGAAGTATCGGAATCTTTGGCATGTTTCCTGACATGAGTGGACTCTTGACAGAGAAACTCGGCGTGAAATTCGATGAAGTCAAGACCAATAAACATGGAACATTCGGAACGAACGCACGTCCGTTCAGCTCGGAAGAAATGGCTTACCTCGAGAAATACATCGACAGAGGATATAAGCTCTTCCGCAGCCGGGTTGCCATGGGGCGTAAAATGTCTGAGGACGATGTTGAAAAGATTGCCCAAGGACACGTTTGGTTAGGCCAGGATGCCCTGAAGCACAAGCTCGTTGACCAGTTGGGCGGATTGGACGACGCTGTAAAGAAGGCTGCACAGCTGGCAAAACTTGACGAGTATTACACCTATAGCTATCCTGCCGTTAAAGGCTGGTGGGAACAGCTGACTGCCGAAATGGCTGGAGGCAATTACCTTGACGAGCAAATGACCATGTTCCTAGGCGAATATTACAAGACTTTCATGCTGCTCAAGACGATGAATCGCCAGAATGCCATCCAAGCACGCTTGCCTTTTAATATAAGTGTCAAATAG